From Micromonospora echinospora:
GGAGGTGGTCGCGCACCTCACTGCGGCGGCGAGTGTCGGCCGCGCCCGCTGGGTCGCCAGCGTGCTCGGCGCCCGGTTCGACTTCGACCTGCACAACGACCGCCGGCTGGCCGAGCACCGGGGCGCCGACCCGGGGGAGACGCTCGACCGGTTCCGCCGGATCATCGGCAGCACCACGTCGACGTTCGGGCCGACCGAGGCGTGGCTCGGTGAGGTGGTCGTGCACGCCCAGGACATCCGGCGTCCGCTCGGCCTGGCACGGACGCCGTCGGTCGAGGCGATGACGCCGGTCGCCCGGTTCTACGCCGGGCGGGACTTCACGGTCGCCGGGCGCAGCGCCATCGACGGCCTGCGGGTGGAGGCGACCGACGGGCCGTTCACCGCCGGCGACGGCCCGCTGGTCAGCGGCACCACTGTGGCGCTGATGATGGCGATGGCCGGGCGGGCCGCGTACTGCGACGACCTCACCGGGCCCGGCGTCCCCACGCTGCGGGAGCGGTGCGCGGCCGCGTGACCAGGGCCCCCGGCCGGGCCCGGGTCACGACCTCGGCAGCGTCAGGATCTCCGCGCCGTCGTCGGTGATGGCGATGGTGTGCTCGCTGTGCGCGGTACGGCAGCCGGTCGCGCTGCGCAGCGTCCACCCGTCGGCGTCGGTGACGAGCGTGGCGGTGTCCGCCATCACCCACGGCTCCAGCGCCAGCAGCAGCCCGGGGCGCAACGTGTAACCGCGCCCGGGCCGGCCGGTGTTCGACACGTGCGGGTCCTGGTGCATCGTCGACCCGACGCCGTGGCCGCCGAACTCGGTGTTCACCGAGTATCCGGCCGCGGTGAGGACCGATCCGATGGCGTGCGAGAGGTCGCCGACGCGGGCGCCGGGACCGGCAGCGGCGATCCCGGCGCGCAACGCGCGCTCCGTCGCGTCGATCAGCGCGACGCTCTCCGGAGGCCGGGCGTCGCCGACGAGGAAGCTGATCGCGGAGTCGGCCACCACCCCGCCGAGGCTGACGGCCAGGTCGAGACTCAGCAGGTCACCGTCGGCGAGCGCGTAGTCGTGCGGCAGCCCGTGCAGCACCGCGTCGTTGACCGACGTGCAGATGTAGTGGCCGAACGGCCCGCGCCCGAAGGACGGCTCGTAGTCGACGTAGCAGGACTGCGCCCCGGCCTCGACGATCATGCGCTGGGCCTGCCTGTCGATGTCGAGCAGGTTGGTGCCGACAGTGGTGCGGCTGCGAAGCGTCTGAAGGATGTGGGCGACCAGGGCGCCGGTGTCCCGCGCCCGCCGTACGTCGGTGGGGCTCAGGATCTCGATCATGCAGGCGCCTTCCTCGCGCGACCAATAAGTATCCCGGTCATGTTATCCCGGTATTAGAATCTCGGCATGGTCCGGTTGCCCCTCACCCCCGCCGAGGTCGAGCGCGGGCAGCGCCTCGGCGCGCTCCTGCGTCGCGCCCGGGGCGAGCGATCCATGCTGCTCACCGCGCTCGACGCGGGTGTCTCCCCGGAGACGCTCCGGAAGATCGAGTCCGGCCGGGTAGCCACCCCGGCGTTCCCCACCATCGCCGCGATCGCCGACGTCCTCGGCCTCTCCCTCGACGCGGTGTGGTCGGAGATCAACCACTCCGACGACGCGGTGCGTCTCGCGCCGTCCGAGCGGCGCCTCGCCTCGTAGGGCCGCCGTGTCGACGAGGAGAGCATACCGAGTATGTAAGCTCGCATGCATGCCACCCTCGCGTCGCGCCGTCGCGTTTGTCGTACCCGTCGCCGGATTCCTGCTCGGCTTCCTGGACTTCGTCTGGATCAAGCGGGTGCCGTTCCCGTTCGCCGAACTGGGCAACTCCACAGCCACCTGGGCGGTGGCCGCGTTCGCGCTGGGCTGGTGGATCAGGTCGGGCGCGGTGCGCGCCGCCGTGGCCGCCAGCGTGCTGCTGATCGTCGCGGTGCCCAGCTACTACCTGGCGGCCACGCTGCTCCAGGGCGACGACCTCGCCGTGATCTGGGCGGTCACCTCGTTCGTCTGGATGGCGTTCGGCGTGGTGGCGGGCGTGGTGTTCGGTGTCGCCGGAATCTGGGCGCGGACCGACGGATGGCGGCGCGTCGTGGGGACCGCGCTGCCGGTGGCCGTGTTCGTCGAGGAGGCGCTGCGGTTCGCGCTGAAGTCGCGGTCGGACTATCCCGGCGTGTGGTGGAACGTCGCCATCGACCTCGGGCTCGCCGCGCTGCTTGTGGTGCTGGTCGGCCGGTCCGCCCGGGTGCGGCTGCTGGCCGCCGCGGTGGCGCTGCCGCTGGCCGCGGCGGGCGCTGTCACGTTCGCCGCCGTCGCGGGCTGACCTGCCCCGCCGGCCGGCGGGCCACCGGCCGAGGCGGCGGCCGCAGGGGCGGCCAAGGCGGCGCGCCGCAGCGCCGGCCAAGGCGGCGCGCCGCAGCGCCGGCCGAGGCGGCGAGCCACAGCGCCGCCGAGGCGGCGGACCACCGGCCCGACGGGATCGGCGACAATGATCCGAGAACGGCGTGGTCCGGACGAAAGGGGAGGAAACGGGTGATCCGACGGCAGGTGCTCGCGGCGGCGATGCTCACGGCGACGGCCCTGGTGGCCGGCTGCACAAAGGACCAGCCCGAAGCGGCACCGTCCACCAGCGCCCCGACCGCATCCACGCCGAACGCCACACCGAGCGCCGAGCCGGTACCCGCGCCGGCCGAGCTGGCGGCGCTGGAGCGGCGCTTCGGCGCCCGCATCGGCGTCTACGCCGTCGACACCGGCACCGGGCGCACCCTCGCCCACCGGGCCGACGAGCGGTTCGCGTACGCCTCGACGTGCAAGGCGCTCGCCGCGGGCGCGGTGCTGGCCGCCACGTCCGACGCCGACCGGGACCGCGTGCTCCGATACCGGCGCGCCGACCTGGTGGCGCACTCACCGGTGACCGAACGACACGTGGACACCGGGATCGCGCTGCGGGATGCCGCCGAGGCGGCGGTGCGGCACAGCGACAACACCGCCGGCAACCTGCTGTTCGACGCGCTCGGCGGCCCGGCCGGCTTCGAGCGGGCGCTGCGGGACGTCGGCGACCGGGTCACCCGGCCGGTCCGCACCGAGCCGGAACTCAACGCGGCCACACCCGGTGACACGCGCGACACCAGCACGCCCCGCGCGCTCGTCGGCTCGCTGCGGGCGTACACGCTGGGTGAGGCCCTGCCGCCCGCGGACCGTGACCTGCTGCTGGGCTGGATGCGGGCCAGCACCACCGGCAGCGGCCTGGTCCGGGCCGGCGTGCCGGCCGGGTGGCAGGTGGCCGACAAGTCGGGCACCGGCGGGTACGGCACCCGCAACGACATCGCCGTGGTGTGGCCCCCGGACGGGGCGCCGATCGTGCTCGCCGTCCTGACCAGCCGCGACAGCCGCGACGCGAAGCCCGACGACGCGCTGGTCGCCCAGGCCGCGCGGGCGACGGTGACCGCTTTGCGCTGACGGGAGGCCCGGCTCAGGGGATGGGCCACTCGTGCACGGGCCGGTTGCTGTGCATCAGATCGACGTAGTGGCGGACCACCTCGCGCAGCGCCGCCGGCCGGTCCAGGTGATCGGCCGACTCCAGCCGGTGCAGCGTCTCCACCTGCCAGGTCGCGCCGTTACGGCTGGTCAGGCAGCGCTGCTCGACGATGCCGAGCAGCCGGTCCCGTTCGGCCGGGTCCACGCCCCACCGGTCCAGCCCGTGGTGGGCCAGCGGCAGCAACCGGCGCAGCACCAGCTCGGTCACCGGCAGGTAGCCCAGCCCGGGCCAGTACACCTGGGCGTCGATGCCGTGCCGGGCGCAGGCCTGGAAGTTCTCCTCGGCCGCGCTGAACGACATCTGCGACCACAGCGGACGGTCGGACTCGGCGAGCGCCCGTACCAGGCCGAAGTAGAACGCGCCGTTGGCGACCGTGTCCAGCACCGTCGGCCCGGCCGGCAGCACCCGGTTCTCCACCCGCAGGTGCGGGCGGCCCTTCAGCACGTCGTAGACCGGCCGGTTCCACCGGTAGATGGTGCCGTTGTGCAGGCGCAGCTCGGCCAGCTTCGGCACCCCGCCGCTGTGCAGCGTGGTGGCCGGGTCCTCCGGGTCGCAGACCGGCAGCAGCGCCGGGAAGTAGCGCACGTTCTCCTCGAACAGGTCGAATACCGAGGTGATCCAGCGTTCCCCGAACCACACCCGCGGGCGTACCCCCTGGGCCTTGATCTCCTCCGCCCGGGTGTCGGTGGCCTGCTGGAACAGCGGCACCCGGGTCTCGCGCCACAGCTCCCGGCCGAAGAACAGCGGCGAGTTCGCGCCGAGCGCCACCTGGATGCCGGCGATCGCCTGGGCCGCGTTCCAGTAGTCGGCGAACTGCGCCGGGCTGACCTGGAGGTGGAACTGGGTGCTGGTGCAGGCCGCCTCCGGCGTGATGGTGTCGGCGGTGGTGGCCAGCCGCTCCACCCCGCTGATCGCGATCGGCAGGTCCTCGCCCCGGGCGGCGAAGATCTGCTCGTTCAGCAGCGCGTACCGGGGATTGGCCGACAGCGTCTCGGCGGTCAGGTGCTCCGGGCGCAGCGTCGGCAGGATGCCGACCATGACCATGTGCGCGCCCACCGTGCGGGCCTTGGACTCGGCGGCGTTCAGGCTGGCCCGCACGTGCTCCTCGAAGGCGGCCGTGCCGGTCCCGGCCAGCCGCCGCGGCTCGACGTTGATCTCGACGTTGAACTGGCCCAGCTCCGTCTGGAACGCCGGATCGGCGATCGCCTCCAGCACGTCGGCGTTGCGCATGGCCGGGTCGAAGTCGTCGTCGACCAGGTTCAGCTCGATCTCCAGGCCGGTCATCGGCCGTTCCACGTCGAACCGGGACTCACGCAGCATCTCGGCGAAGACGTCCAGGCACCGCCGGACCTTCTCGCGATAGCGGGCCCGGTCCTCCCGGCTGAAGGTACGCACGCCGACGTCCTCGCCCATGGTCACCACCCTGTCACCGTTGGTTCTTCCCAACCTCGCACGGAGCGGCGGGTCAGGAAAGGCCCGGAGGACCTTTTCTGTACCCCGTGGCGGCCCTGGTGATCCCCGTCGCGGGCCCGTGGGTTCCGTCCGGGCAGCCCGGACACGGCGGCTAACATGGCCGCCGACGGCGAAGGGGAGTGGCTGATGCGCGACGGGTGGATCCGGGCGTTCGTGGTGGCGGCGTTCGCCGAGGCCTGCTCGTGGGCGGCGCTGCTGGCCGGCATGGCGGTCAAGTACGGCCCGCCCGGAAACGAGATCGGTGTGAAGATCTTCGGCCCGATCCACGGCGCGTTGTTCGTGGTCTACGGCCTGCTCACGCTCGTCGTCGCCCTGCGGCGTCGCTGGACGCTCGTGCAGGCCGGGCTGGCCCTGGTCAGCGCGGTGCCGCCGTTCGCCACGGTGCTGTTCGAGCGCTGGGCGCGCCGCCGGGGCCTGCTCGACGCGCCGGCCCCGGCCGAGCGGCCGCTCACCCCCGCCGGTCGCTGAGCGCGGCGAGGTCCTCCGCGAGGAAGCCGGCCAGCACGTCGGTCAGCTCGTGCGGCGCCTCCTCGGCCATGTGGTGCCCGGACGGGATCGAGGCGGTCCGCACGTCGTCGGCCCAGTCCCGCCAGATGGCGGCCGGGTCGCCGTACAGGTCGATCATGTCGTCGCGCTCGGACCAGGCGAACAGCACCGGGCAGGCGATCCGGCGCCCGGCGGCCCGGTCCGCGTCGTCCGCCGCCCGGTCCGGCCCGAGCCCGGCGCGGTAGTCCTCGCACATGGCGTGCACTGTCGCCGGATCACCGATGGCCCGCCGGTAGTCGGCGTACGCCTGCTCGCCCATCTCCTCCGGTGAGCCGCCGTACCAGGCGTCCGGATCGGCGTTGATCACCCGCTCGGCCGGCTTGGCGAGCTGACCGAGGAAGAACCAGTGCCACCAGCGGGCGGCGAACCGGGCGTCGCAGCGGGCCAGCGCCTCGCCGATCGGCACCCCGTCCAGCACCCCGAGGCGGCTCACCCGGTCCGGGTGGTCCAGGGCGGTCCGCATGGCCACGTACGCCCCGCGGTCGTGACCGATCACGGCGGCCCGGCGGTGGCCGAGCGCGTCGAGCAGCGCCACCACGTCGGCGGCCATCGCCCGCTTCGAGTAGACCGTGTGCTCCGGGTCGCTCGGCGGCTTCGACGAGCCGCCGTAACCGCGCAGGTCCGGGCAGATCACCGTGTGCCGCGCGGCCAGCCGCGGCGCCACCCGGTGCCAGGTCGCATGGGTACGCGGGTGCCCGTGCAGCAGCACCACCGGCGGCCCGGCGCCGCCGTGGCGCACGCGCAGGCGTACCGGCCCCACGTCGATCTCGGTGAGCGTGAATCCTGCGAACATGGCCGCAGCGGTGCCCACCGCCGACGACGGGGAAACCTAGGTCAGCGCCGAGCAGGCGGCCACGCCGAACAGCAGCACGGCGCCCAGCATGGCCTGCAACAGCAGCGCCGGACCCAGGTGCGACCAGAGTGTGGCGGTACGCGGGCGCAGCAGCTGACCGGTGGTCAGGTTGACGATCCGCTCGATGCGGGGCGCCAGGTCCGCGTCGCGCTGGGCCCGCAGCGTGAGCTGGACGTGATCGCCGGGGTGCAGCGCGCTCTGCGGCAGGTGGCCGTGCAGCTCGACCTCGACCAGCCGGCCGCTCGCCTCGCGAACCCGGACCGGGGTGACCAGGAACTCCGGGCCCTTCTTCAGCTCCTTGAAGCTGCGCCGGGCCCCGCCGCCACCGCTGCTGAGCAACGCGCGCACCACCTTGAGCAGCAGCCCCACCACCCCCGCGGCGGTCAGCACCGCGACCAGCGCCGGCTGCGCGACACGTACCTCCCGGGCGTAGCCCTCCATCAACCGGACCAGACGGCCGGTGACGACGCGCTCCGCCGGGTGGACGACGCGTCGGGTGTGCAGCTCCGTGTCCATGTTCACCACCGAGAGTTCCGATCCGTGCACAGATGGTATCGACCCGTGGAGTTGAACGACGTGAATGAACACTGGTCACGCCCGGGAAGCCGGCAGGTGAACTCCGCCGGGGCGCGGGTATGCGTGCGGCCGAGCCGGAAAGGGGTCGAGCATGCAGCTGTCCTTCCTGCGCCCGGTCTACAACCGTCCCGGGCCCTGGTGCTCGGTGTACCTGGACGCCTCCCGCGACACCCAGGACGCGCGAGCGCAGGTCGACCTGCGCTGGCGGGCCCTCAAGGGCGACCTGCTGAGCCAGGGCGCCGACCCGGTCACCGTCGAGGCGGTGGAGGAGGTCGTCCGCCGGCACCAGCCGATGCCCGGCGACTACGGCATCGCCGTCTTCGCCACCCGGGGCCGCGTGGTGCTCACCGAGTACCTGTCCGCGCCGCCGCTGCGTGACCTGGCGAGCTGGTCGGCGCTGCCGCACACCATGCCGCTCGTCGCCCAGCGCGGCGAGCAGGTGGCCTGGGTGCGGGTGCTTGCCGACCGCACCGGCGCGGACGCGATGGCGGTGAGCGCCGGCGGCGTGCCCCGCCGCGCCCACGTCACGGGCGCGCAGAGCCGGCAGCTGCGGCGCGTGCAGCCGGGCGGCTGGTCGCAGTCGCGCTACCAGCGCGCCGCCATGGAGGCGTGGCATCAGAACGCCGGTGACGCCGCCGCGGCCACCGCCGACCTTGCCGAGCGGGTCGGCGCGGACGTGGTGGTGGTGGCCGGGGACATCCGGGCCACCGGGATGATCGCCGCCCAGCTGCCGGAACGGTGGCAGGACGTGCTGGTCCGCACCGACGCCGGCGCCCGCGACGTCGGCGCGGACGACACGCTGATGGACGACATCACGGCGCAGACCGTCGCCGAGGTCGCCGACCGGCGCGTCACCGCCGCCCTGGACCGCTTCGGCGTGCAGGAGGACGTCGGCGCCGGCCTCGACGCCGTGGTCTCCGCGCTGCAACGCAACCAGGTCGACACCATGCTCATCGTGGACGACCCGTCCGCCGACGGCGAGCTGTGGGTGGGCCCCGAGCCGACCGAGATCGCCACCGACCCGGGCCAGCTGGCGGACATGTCCGTGGCCGACCCGCAGCGGGTACGCGCCGATGCCGCGCTGCTGCGCGCGCTGATCGGCACCGACGCGGACCTGACAGTGCTCGCGCCGGAGGAGGCGCCGGAGCTGACCGACGGGGTCGGCGCGGTGCTGCGCTACGTCGACGCGAGCACGCCAGGGCGGGGTAATGGCTGAGCGCATCGTCGCCGACCTGGTGGTCGAGCGCCTGCGGGCCTGGCGGGTGCCGCGGGTGTTCGGCTGTCCGGGCGCGGCGATCGCCCCGCTGGTGGGCGCGCTCGACGACGCGGGCGGGGACCCGGCTTTCGTCCCCGCCCGGCACGAGGAGACCGCCTCGTACATGGCCACCGGGCACGCGAAGTTCACCGGCGGCGTCGGGGTGTGCCTGGCGACCCAGGGGCCCAGCGCGGTGCACCTGCTCAACGGGCTCTACGACGCCAAGCTCGACAGCAAGCCGGTGGTCGCGATCATCGGCGAGGACGTCACCGGCCCGCTCGGCGGCGCGCACGAGGAGATCGGGCTGAGCCGGCTGTTCGGCGACGTGTGCAACCAGTTCGTCCGCTACGGCCGCCGGCCTGAGCAGGTGCCGGCGCTGCTGGACCAGGCGTTCCGTACCGCGGCCGCGACCCGCAGCCCGACCTGTGTGGTGCTGCCACGGGTGTTGCAGGTCACCGCCGTACCGGACCTGCTGCCGCAGACCGCCGGCGTGGTCACCGCGACGCCCGGCGAGCCGCTGGCCCGGGTGCTGCCGCACGACGCCGACCTGGACGCCGCCGCCTCGCTGCTCGGCAACGGGCGGCGGGTGGCGGTGCTGGTCGGTCAGGGCGCGCACGGCGCGGCCGAGGAGATCGTCGCGCTGGCCGACCGGCTCGGCGCGGGCGTCGCCACGTCGCTGCTCGGCAAGCCGGTGCTCGACGAGCGGCTGCCGTTCCACACCGGCGTGCTCGGCGAGGTCGGCACCACCGCCGCCGCGCAGCTCATGGGCAGCTGCGACACGCTCCTGATGATCGGCACGAATGACCCGTGGACCGACTGGTTCCCGATGCCGGGACAGGTGCGCACCATCCAGATCGACATCGACGGCCGGCGCATCGGCACCCGCTACCCGGTGGACGTGCCGCTGGTCGGCGACGCCGCCGAGACGCTGCGGGCGCTGCTGACCCGGGTACCCGACCAGCCCCTGCGCGAGTGGCGCGGCATGGTGGAGAAGATGGTGGACCGGTGGCGGGAGACCGCCGCCGAGCGCGCGGCCGCCCCGGCCGAGCCGGTCAACCCGCAGCTCGTGCTCCGCGAGCTGTCCGCCCGGCTGCCCCGGCACGCCGCGGTCGCCGTCGACGTCGGCTCGGTCATCTACTGGTACGCCCGGCACCTGGAGCTGCCGCCGGGGGTGCAGGCGCAGCTGTGCGGCACGCTCGGCTCGATGGGCTGCGCGCTGCCGTACGCGGTCGCGGCCAAGCTGGCCCGCCCGGACGAGCCGGTGCTCGCGCTGCTCGGCGACGGCGCGATGCAGCTCAACGGCCTGGCCGAGCTGATCACGGTGGCCCACCACTGGACGCGGTGGCGCGATCCCCGGCTGATCGTGCTGGTGCTGAACAACCGGGACCACTCCGGTGTGGGCGGCGGGCGGACGCCCGGGGGGCGGCGCTCCGACGTGCCGTACGCCGGGTGGGCCCGCCTGCTCGGGCTGCACGGCGTCCGGGTGGACCGGCCCGACCTGGTCGGACCCGCCTGGGACGAGGTGCTCGCGGCCGACCGGCCGGCCGTCCTGGAGGCGGTGGTGGACCCGGCCGTGCCGCTGGAGCCGCCCGAACCGGCGCTGGCCGACCTGCGTGGCCTGGTGACCGACGGGGACGCCGCCCGCCGGGTGCGGGAGCGGGTGATCCAGACCGAGGCCATCGCGGCGGACGAGGTCGTTTAGCCGGATCACACCGGGGCACTGCGACCAGGCACAACAGTCCCGGGAGGTCCCATGTCCGTCGCCGCCGGCCGTCGCTACGGCCCCGCCCCACTGCCCGCCGTCCGCGGCCCGGTCTCCGCCGCGCTGCTCACCGCGCTGAGCGGGACGCCCGGCGAGCTGCCCGCCGGGCTGGGCGCCGAATTCGGCGCGGTGGCCGCGCCGCTGACCGACGAGGACCTCCAGCTCACCCTGTTCCTCTGCTACGAGCTGCACTACCGGGGCTGGTCGGGCGTCGACGAGGCGTGGGAGTGGGAGCCGTCGCTGCTGGCGCTGCGCGCCCGCGCCGAGCAGCCGTTCGAGGCCGCGCTGCGGCAACTGGCCGGCCCGGCGCCGGCGGTGCTGCCGGCCGCCCTGCCGGCGGCGCTCGCCGACGTGGTGACCGCCGACGGCGGCCCGCCGCTGGCGGCCACGCTGCAACGCCGGGCCGACCTCGACCAGTTCCGCGAGTTCGTGACGCACCGCTCGATCTACCACCTGCGCGAGGCCGACCCGCACAGCTGGGCGCTGCCGCGCCTCGGCGGTCCGGCGAAGGCGGCGCTCGTGGAGATCCAGACCGACGAGTACGGCAACGGCCGGCTGGACCGGATGCACGCCGAGCTGTTCCGCACCACGATGGACCGGCTCGGCCTGGACACCGGGTACGCCGCCCATCTGGACCGGGTCCCGGCGGTGACGCTGGCGACGAACAACCTGATGTCGCTGTTCGGACTGCACCGGCGGCTGCGCGGGGCGCTGCTCGGGCACCTGGCCGCTTACGAGATGACCTCGTCGCTGCCGAACCGCCGCTACG
This genomic window contains:
- a CDS encoding maleylpyruvate isomerase family mycothiol-dependent enzyme, which produces MSDTLTRRELWALAHTERAALADDLAGLDAAQWARRSLCGRWTVQEVVAHLTAAASVGRARWVASVLGARFDFDLHNDRRLAEHRGADPGETLDRFRRIIGSTTSTFGPTEAWLGEVVVHAQDIRRPLGLARTPSVEAMTPVARFYAGRDFTVAGRSAIDGLRVEATDGPFTAGDGPLVSGTTVALMMAMAGRAAYCDDLTGPGVPTLRERCAAA
- the map gene encoding type I methionyl aminopeptidase, which codes for MIEILSPTDVRRARDTGALVAHILQTLRSRTTVGTNLLDIDRQAQRMIVEAGAQSCYVDYEPSFGRGPFGHYICTSVNDAVLHGLPHDYALADGDLLSLDLAVSLGGVVADSAISFLVGDARPPESVALIDATERALRAGIAAAGPGARVGDLSHAIGSVLTAAGYSVNTEFGGHGVGSTMHQDPHVSNTGRPGRGYTLRPGLLLALEPWVMADTATLVTDADGWTLRSATGCRTAHSEHTIAITDDGAEILTLPRS
- a CDS encoding helix-turn-helix domain-containing protein — encoded protein: MVRLPLTPAEVERGQRLGALLRRARGERSMLLTALDAGVSPETLRKIESGRVATPAFPTIAAIADVLGLSLDAVWSEINHSDDAVRLAPSERRLAS
- a CDS encoding DUF6518 family protein, with product MPPSRRAVAFVVPVAGFLLGFLDFVWIKRVPFPFAELGNSTATWAVAAFALGWWIRSGAVRAAVAASVLLIVAVPSYYLAATLLQGDDLAVIWAVTSFVWMAFGVVAGVVFGVAGIWARTDGWRRVVGTALPVAVFVEEALRFALKSRSDYPGVWWNVAIDLGLAALLVVLVGRSARVRLLAAAVALPLAAAGAVTFAAVAG
- the bla gene encoding class A beta-lactamase, producing MLTATALVAGCTKDQPEAAPSTSAPTASTPNATPSAEPVPAPAELAALERRFGARIGVYAVDTGTGRTLAHRADERFAYASTCKALAAGAVLAATSDADRDRVLRYRRADLVAHSPVTERHVDTGIALRDAAEAAVRHSDNTAGNLLFDALGGPAGFERALRDVGDRVTRPVRTEPELNAATPGDTRDTSTPRALVGSLRAYTLGEALPPADRDLLLGWMRASTTGSGLVRAGVPAGWQVADKSGTGGYGTRNDIAVVWPPDGAPIVLAVLTSRDSRDAKPDDALVAQAARATVTALR
- a CDS encoding glutamate--cysteine ligase; translated protein: MGEDVGVRTFSREDRARYREKVRRCLDVFAEMLRESRFDVERPMTGLEIELNLVDDDFDPAMRNADVLEAIADPAFQTELGQFNVEINVEPRRLAGTGTAAFEEHVRASLNAAESKARTVGAHMVMVGILPTLRPEHLTAETLSANPRYALLNEQIFAARGEDLPIAISGVERLATTADTITPEAACTSTQFHLQVSPAQFADYWNAAQAIAGIQVALGANSPLFFGRELWRETRVPLFQQATDTRAEEIKAQGVRPRVWFGERWITSVFDLFEENVRYFPALLPVCDPEDPATTLHSGGVPKLAELRLHNGTIYRWNRPVYDVLKGRPHLRVENRVLPAGPTVLDTVANGAFYFGLVRALAESDRPLWSQMSFSAAEENFQACARHGIDAQVYWPGLGYLPVTELVLRRLLPLAHHGLDRWGVDPAERDRLLGIVEQRCLTSRNGATWQVETLHRLESADHLDRPAALREVVRHYVDLMHSNRPVHEWPIP
- a CDS encoding DUF3817 domain-containing protein, giving the protein MAADGEGEWLMRDGWIRAFVVAAFAEACSWAALLAGMAVKYGPPGNEIGVKIFGPIHGALFVVYGLLTLVVALRRRWTLVQAGLALVSAVPPFATVLFERWARRRGLLDAPAPAERPLTPAGR
- a CDS encoding alpha/beta fold hydrolase, whose translation is MFAGFTLTEIDVGPVRLRVRHGGAGPPVVLLHGHPRTHATWHRVAPRLAARHTVICPDLRGYGGSSKPPSDPEHTVYSKRAMAADVVALLDALGHRRAAVIGHDRGAYVAMRTALDHPDRVSRLGVLDGVPIGEALARCDARFAARWWHWFFLGQLAKPAERVINADPDAWYGGSPEEMGEQAYADYRRAIGDPATVHAMCEDYRAGLGPDRAADDADRAAGRRIACPVLFAWSERDDMIDLYGDPAAIWRDWADDVRTASIPSGHHMAEEAPHELTDVLAGFLAEDLAALSDRRG
- a CDS encoding Vms1/Ankzf1 family peptidyl-tRNA hydrolase encodes the protein MQLSFLRPVYNRPGPWCSVYLDASRDTQDARAQVDLRWRALKGDLLSQGADPVTVEAVEEVVRRHQPMPGDYGIAVFATRGRVVLTEYLSAPPLRDLASWSALPHTMPLVAQRGEQVAWVRVLADRTGADAMAVSAGGVPRRAHVTGAQSRQLRRVQPGGWSQSRYQRAAMEAWHQNAGDAAAATADLAERVGADVVVVAGDIRATGMIAAQLPERWQDVLVRTDAGARDVGADDTLMDDITAQTVAEVADRRVTAALDRFGVQEDVGAGLDAVVSALQRNQVDTMLIVDDPSADGELWVGPEPTEIATDPGQLADMSVADPQRVRADAALLRALIGTDADLTVLAPEEAPELTDGVGAVLRYVDASTPGRGNG
- a CDS encoding thiamine pyrophosphate-binding protein, translated to MAERIVADLVVERLRAWRVPRVFGCPGAAIAPLVGALDDAGGDPAFVPARHEETASYMATGHAKFTGGVGVCLATQGPSAVHLLNGLYDAKLDSKPVVAIIGEDVTGPLGGAHEEIGLSRLFGDVCNQFVRYGRRPEQVPALLDQAFRTAAATRSPTCVVLPRVLQVTAVPDLLPQTAGVVTATPGEPLARVLPHDADLDAAASLLGNGRRVAVLVGQGAHGAAEEIVALADRLGAGVATSLLGKPVLDERLPFHTGVLGEVGTTAAAQLMGSCDTLLMIGTNDPWTDWFPMPGQVRTIQIDIDGRRIGTRYPVDVPLVGDAAETLRALLTRVPDQPLREWRGMVEKMVDRWRETAAERAAAPAEPVNPQLVLRELSARLPRHAAVAVDVGSVIYWYARHLELPPGVQAQLCGTLGSMGCALPYAVAAKLARPDEPVLALLGDGAMQLNGLAELITVAHHWTRWRDPRLIVLVLNNRDHSGVGGGRTPGGRRSDVPYAGWARLLGLHGVRVDRPDLVGPAWDEVLAADRPAVLEAVVDPAVPLEPPEPALADLRGLVTDGDAARRVRERVIQTEAIAADEVV
- a CDS encoding iron-containing redox enzyme family protein, with the translated sequence MSVAAGRRYGPAPLPAVRGPVSAALLTALSGTPGELPAGLGAEFGAVAAPLTDEDLQLTLFLCYELHYRGWSGVDEAWEWEPSLLALRARAEQPFEAALRQLAGPAPAVLPAALPAALADVVTADGGPPLAATLQRRADLDQFREFVTHRSIYHLREADPHSWALPRLGGPAKAALVEIQTDEYGNGRLDRMHAELFRTTMDRLGLDTGYAAHLDRVPAVTLATNNLMSLFGLHRRLRGALLGHLAAYEMTSSLPNRRYGNGLRRLGFDAVATRFYDEHVEADAVHEQIAAHDMCGGLVRAEPALASDVLFGAAAALAVDGLFAAHLLTAWSAGRSSLRPPHHALAAA